A genomic region of Arvicola amphibius chromosome X, mArvAmp1.2, whole genome shotgun sequence contains the following coding sequences:
- the Zcchc18 gene encoding zinc finger CCHC domain-containing protein 18 has protein sequence MASILARMGNSRRQNAAFLPLAHSMLRALGRSLGPLMANIAERNMKLFSGRAELIYGEETFENWLSQVYEVLPNWHMSEEEKLKRLMRTLRGPAREAMRLLQAGNPNLNVAEFLQAMKLLFGESESSVTVHGKLLNTLQSSGERPILYMIRLEGQLQNAIQAGVLAERDANRIRLHQVLVGAELSRDLRIKLKALLQMHAHDEQEALPNFLELMRMVKEEEDWDDIFFQHKRARRAETIMERAASPVVFQGSLPIVIGSDDDNVIEINDSPDDSDEDVILVEPEDPPLPSPSVPSFRGRATSQDQMLAIESSNNFDDEAPSTSSGNNGQGGNGPENLHRPRKRKYPIRCSYCGKEGHAKGNCDNSNEGPAFENLIVTLQEMTQME, from the coding sequence ATGGCTAGCATCCTTGCTCGGATGGGTAACAGCCGAAGGCAGAATGCAGCTTTTCTGCCTTTGGCCCATTCCATGCTGAGGGCCCTGGGGAGGAGTCTTGGTCCTTTGATGGCCAACATAGCAGAGAGAAACATGAAGTTGTTCTCTGGGAGGGCAGAGCTGATCTATGGGGAAGAAACCTTTGAGAACTGGCTAAGCCAGGTCTACGAGGTCTTGCCAAACTGGCATATGTCTGAGGAGGAAAAGCTGAAACGCCTGATGAGAACCCTTAGGGGCCCTGCCAGGGAAGCCATGCGTTTGCTCCAGGCTGGCAATCCCAATCTAAATGTGGCAGAATTCCTGCAGGCCATGAAGTTGCTGTTTGGGGAGTCTGAGAGCAGTGTAACAGTACATGGTAAATTGCTAAACACCTTGCAGTCATCTGGAGAGAGACCAATTCTGTATATGATCCGTTTAGAGGGGCAGCTGCAAAATGCTATCCAGGCAGGGGTCCTTGCTGAGAGAGATGCAAACAGAATTCGCCTGCACCAGGTCCTGGTAGGGGCAGAGCTCAGTAGGGACCTGCGCATCAAGCTTAAGGCGCTCCTCCAAATGCATGCGCACGACGAGCAGGAAGCCCTTCCTAACTTCCTGGAGTTAATGAGGATggtaaaggaggaagaagactgggatgacattttttttcaacaTAAGAGGGCCAGAAGAGCAGAGACAATAATGGAGAGGGCCGCCAGCCCTGTAGTATTTCAGGGCTCCCTTCCTATAGTGATAGGCAGTGATGACGACAACGTAATAGAGATAAATGATTCCCCAGATGACTCAGATGAAGATGTGATCCTGGTGGAGCCTGAGGACCCTCCACTGCCATCCCCAAGTGTCCCATCCTTCAGAGGCAGAGCCACTTCCCAGGATCAAATGCTAGCTATTGAATCCTCCAACAATTTTGATGATGAGGCTCCTTCCACTAGCAGTGGTAATAATGGGCAAGGGGGTAATGGGCCCGAGAATCTTCATAGACCCAGAAAGCGAAAGTACCCAATCCGCTGTTCCTACTGTGGTAAGGAGGGCCATGCAAAAGGAAACTGTGACAACAGCAACGAGGGCCCTGCTTTTGAGAATCTGATAGTCACTCTGCAGGAGATGACTCAAATGGAGTAA